The following proteins are encoded in a genomic region of Amphiura filiformis chromosome 11, Afil_fr2py, whole genome shotgun sequence:
- the LOC140164908 gene encoding zinc finger protein 711-like isoform X1, giving the protein MASVLNFCDSCADKRVREVKTELEQLFKKKKLNRRKCGICCSELILKKESVEERIDHQQEFLPSANDEVIKTESIESVEEIAILPKDVSVSREDSDGNLEDTETMPSDVSDDDESDAGSNYSDEIEIKASKSRSAKRKGKTVSREDSDGNLEDTETMPSDVSDDDESDAGSNYSDEIEIKASKSRSAKRKGKTTEGPVKCRSKFEINDVNPEVKEMILEGSVTSKQFACKFCRKKFQWKAALMTNFSVHLSEHMEQKEELKPFKCPLCTLCFNRFSTLKKHTRAHPLYDCPHLDCDRKRKAKLGVAKEHKSFVCQICGVVLKYATSLENHLLRHKGLKAFKCSECDKCFIDKPSLTRHQVTHSDAKNVICEVCGKAFVLLDQLKNHRIVHSERAYQCEYCPYRAKRLRTLQDHTKRIHMESSLNKCTCNVCGLSFLSAAARTKHEKKHQDGLELAETLLKPYKCPDCGYRAKKPCYIRIHRRSHTGEKSFKCSHCQRAFTQRGQCTKHMKICKKRWETNVH; this is encoded by the coding sequence ATGGCATCGGTTTTGAATTTTTGTGATTCTTGCGCAGACAAACGTGTGAGAGAGGTGAAAACAGAACTGGAACAGTTATTCAAAAAGAAGAAACTGAATCGTCGTAAGTGTGGAATTTGCTGTAGTGAACTCATATTGAAGAAAGAGTCTGTTGAGGAGAGAATCGATCACCAGCAAGAATTTCTTCCATCAGCCAATGATGAAGTGATTAAAACAGAATCCATCGAGTCAGTGGAAGAAATTGCTATTCTGCCCAAAGATGTATCGGTGTCTAGAGAAGATAGTGATGGAAATCTTGAAGACACTGAAACTATGCCATCAGATGTGTctgatgatgatgaaagtgaTGCCGGCTCAAATTATTCTGATGAAATTGAAATCAAAGCGAGCAAGTCTAGATCAGCCAAACGGAAGGGCAAAACAGTGTCAAGAGAGGATAGTGATGGAAATCTTGAAGACACTGAAACTATGCCATCAGATGTGTctgatgatgatgaaagtgaTGCCGGCTCAAATTATTCTGATGAAATTGAAATCAAAGCGAGCAAGTCTAGATCAGCCAAACGGAAGGGCAAAACAACGGAAGGTCCAGTCAAGTGTAGGAGCAAGTTCGAAATCAATGATGTAAATCCGGAAGTTAAAGAAATGATTTTAGAAGGAAGTGTAACATCAAAACAGTTTGCATGCAAATTTTGCAGGAAAAAATTTCAATGGAAGGCAGCTTTGATGACAAATTTTTCAGTACATCTTAGTGAGCACATGGAACAAAAGGAAGAACTTAAGCCTTTCAAGTGCCCATTGTGTACATTATGCTTCAATCGCTTTTCTACTTTGAAAAAACACACTAGAGCTCACCCCCTGTACGATTGTCCACATCTGGACTGTGACCGTAAACGCAAAGCAAAGCTTGGTGTTGCTAAGGAACATAAGTCATTTGTGTGTCAAATCTGCGGAGTTGTCTTAAAATATGCAACAAGTTTGGAGAATCATCTGCTACGCCACAAAGGTTTGAAGGCATTCAAATGTAGCGAATGCGACAAGTGCTTTATTGATAAACCAAGTCTCACTAGGCATCAAGTGACACACAGCGATGCAAAAAATGTCATATGTGAGGTGTGTGGCAAGGCTTTTGTTCTATTAGATCAATTAAAAAATCACCGTATAGTCCACAGCGAGAGAGCATACCAATGCGAGTATTGCCCGTATAGAGCTAAACGCTTGAGGACTCTACAAGATCATACAAAAAGAATCCACATGGAATCGTCTCTGAACAAATGCACATGTAATGTTTGTGGTTTGTCTTTCTTATCTGCAGCTGCACGTACTAAACATGAAAAGAAACATCAAGATGGATTAGAGCTTGCTGAAACTTTGCTAAAGCCTTACAAATGTCCAGATTGCGGGTATCGAGCGAAAAAGCCGTGTTATATTCGCATTCATAGACGTTCTCATACAGGAGAGAAAAGTTTCAAGTGTTCCCATTGCCAGAGAGCTTTTACTCAAAGGGGACAGTGTACCAAGcacatgaaaatatgtaaaaagAGATGGGAAACAAATGTACATTGA